The window GGTCGTCGGGGTGCAGAGGGATCTTGTCTTCTGACCGGGACCCGGCGACAGGGCCGGATCGACTTCTTTGCCAACCCGATAACCGGAAAGGCGTGTACCGCTGAGCGGTGCCTGATGCGTCCCGCTTTCACCGGCCGTAGGTGCGGCAGGCCACGTCGAGCAGCTCGCGCACCCGCAGGGCGTCCGGGGCCAGGGCCGTCACGAGCACGGCGGGACCGGCCAGCGGTGTCACGGCGGCGAACTCCCCCAGGACCGCCGCCGCGGGCGGAGCCCCGGCGAAGGCGGGGTCCACGACGAGGAGTTGACCGAGGGCCCGGTGTCCGGCCAGGCCCGCCGGGCCGTCCCAGCCTCCGGGCGCGCCGGGGCCGCAGGCGAGCTCCTGGTCCAGCAGGGGACGCCCGCCACGGTCGACCGTGAGACGGCTGCGCAGCAGGCCCGGAACCTCCCCGGTGCGGCCCAGTACCTGCTCCTCGCGCAGCACCAGGCGTGCGGTGGGAGCCAGCCGGACGCGGGTGCGCACCCTCAGGTCGCTGCCGCGCACCGAGACCAGCGGCTCGGGCAGCCACCGCACCGACGCCTCGTCCTCCAGGGTGAGATGCACGTCGTAGCGTGCGGGCCTGCCCGACCGGCCGGGCAGGGCCAGCGTGGCCGCCGCCGAGGAGAGCGCGAGGTGCGCCCCGGGGCCGGCGGTGGCCTCGACGGTGAGGTGGTCCCCGCCGAGCGGGGCGCTCATCGCGCCGACCAGCACGACCCCGGCCCGGGCGGCCGAATCCGAGCGGGTGCGGCGCAGCGCGAGCGGGCCCTCCCCTGCGAGCAGTGGGAGGGCGGTGCCGCCCCGGCCGTCGGCCACGGCATGGATGCGGGCGGTGGCGCGCAGCCCGGCCAGGGGCACCAAAGGCGCCTGCTCGGTGTCCTCGGTGCTGGTGGTGCCGGTCGCGCCGCTCACCGCGTGGACCAGGCGGCGATCCGCTCGCGCACCCAGGCGGCCACCGGACCGACGCCCTCGGGGCCGCGCAGGGACTGGAAGGCGACGGGGAGTTCGCCGCGCTGTGCGGCGGCGTCGCGGGCCATCCGGTCGAGGTCGGAGCCGACGTGCGGGGCGAGGTCGGTCTTGTTGACGACGAGGAGGTCGGCGGTGGTGACGCCGGGGCCGCCCTTGCGGGGGATGTCGTCCCCGCCCGCCACGTCGATGACGAAGATCTGGGCGTCGACGAGTCCGCGGGAGAAGGTGGCGGTGAGGTTGTCCCCGCCGGACTCGACGAGGATCAGGTCCAGTCGGCCGTTCTCCCGGAAGGCGTCCTCCAGTTCCTCCACGGCCTCCAGGTTGGCGGAGATGTCGTCGCGGATGGCGGTGTGCGGGCAGGCGCCGGTCTCGACGGCGGTGATCCGCTCGGGCGGCAGGACGGCCTCGCGGAGCAGGAACTCGGCGTCCTCACGGGTGTAGATGTCGTTGGTGACGACGGCCATGGACAGTTCGGTGCGCAGCGCGCGGCACAGGGCGGCGACGGTGGCGGTCTTGCCGGAGCCGACGGGTCCGCCGAGTCCGATGCGCAGGGCCCGCCGGGTGCCGTCGGGCCGCAGGGGATCGGCGCTGCGCGTGTGCCGGTGGGGGTAGGTCACCGCGTGGTCGAGGTGCATGGGGGGGTGTCTCCTTCGGGGGGTCAGGAAGCGAAGAGGCGTACCGGCCAGTCGGCATGAACCTCTGCCGAGATGTCCAGCAGTGGCGAGGAGGCCGCGGGCAGCGCGTCCGGGCCCTGTGAGCGGGCCCGCAGCGCGGCCCGCTCCGCCCGGGCCGCGACGGCGTCGAGTTCGGGGGCCAGACGGGCCAGTACCCCGCTCGCCTCGAAGGGGTCCAGGCCCAGCAGCCGTACGGTCGCGGTGGCGGGCCCGCCGACGCTCTCGTACGCCGCCACGTGCGCGGCGTCCCCGGGCCCGAGCCCGGCCGCCCGGGCGGTGACTCCGAGCACCACGGGCTGGTGGGCCCCGCGCGGGAAGGCCTCGGCCAGGGCTTCGAGTTCGGTGGCGGGCCAGGTGGCCCGGGCGGCGCGCATCAGCTGCCGCCCGAGCCGCCGGGCCGCGGTGCGCAGTGCCGGCGAGGGGGTGCGGGCATCGGCGGCGGCGTCGAGTACGGCCGGGTCGAGCCCGAGGGCGGCGGCCGCGGCGAGCGCGGCGGCGGTGAGGCCGGCGGTGTGCAGCCGGCCCCGGCAGAAGTCCTCCAGGGTTGCGGCGTCATGGATCCGGCCCGCCTTGCAGGCGGCCTCCGCCCCGCCGGAGTGGGCGTGGCCCCCGGCGGGGAAGCGGCCGTCCGCGAGGACGAGCAGCGCGGCGCGGCTCATCGCAGGAATCCTCGTCTCAGAACAGGTCAGAACGGGTCAGAAGAGGAAGTAGCGCTGGGCCATGGGCAGTTCCGCCGCGGGCGCCGGTTCCACGGCCTCCCCGTCGATGGTGACCGTGAAGGTGTCGGCGTCGACCTCGACCCTCGGCATGGCGTCGTTGCCCCGCATGTCGGCCTTGCTCAGCTTGCGGGTGCTCTCGATGGCCACGAACTGCTTGCCCAGGCCGAGCCGTTCGGGCAGCCCGTCGTCGAGCGCAGCCTGCGCGGTGAAGTTCAGGGAGTTCAGGCCGGGCGCGCGGCCGTGGCTGCCGAACATCGGGCGGGGCAGGACGGGCTGTGGGGTGGGGATGGAGGCGTTGGCGTCGCCCATCTGCGCGTAGGCGATCTGGCCGCCCTTGATGACGAGTTCGGGCTTGACCCCGAAGAAGGCGGGGTTCCACAGCACCAGGTCGGCCAGTTTGCCGGTCTCGACCGAGCCGATCTCGCGGGCGAGCCCCTGGGCCACGGCGGGGTTGATCGTGTACTTGGCGACGTAGCGGCGGGCCCGGTGGTTGTCCGCCGGCCCGTCGCCGGGGAGGAAGCCGCGGCGCTTCTTCATCACGTGGGCGGTCTGCCAGGTGCGCAGCACGACCTCGCCGACGCGGCCCATGGCCTGGGAGTCGGAGGAGATGATGGAGATGGCCCCGAGGTCGTGCAGGACGTCCTCGGCGGCGATGGTCGAGGGCCGGATCCGCGATTCGGCGAAGGCGAGGTCCTCGGGGACGGCCGGGTTGAGGTGGTGGCAGACCATCAGCATGTCGAGGTGTTCCTCGACGGTGTTGACGGTGTGCGGCCGGGTGGGGTTCGTGGAGCTGGGCAGTATGTTCGGCTCGGAGACCACGGTGATGATGTCGGGTGCGTGCCCGCCGCCCGCGCCCTCGGTGTGGTACGAGTGGATGGTCCGCCCGCCGATGGCTGCGAGGGTGTCGGCGACGAAGCCTGCCTCGTTGAGCGTGTCGGTGTGGATGGCGACCTGGGCGCCGGTCTCCTCGCAGACCCCCAGGCAGGCGTCGATGACGGCGGGGGTGGCCCCCCAGTCCTCGTGGATCTTGAATCCGAGGGCGCCGCCGCGCAGTTGGGAGTGCATGCCCTCGCGGGACATGGTGTTGCCCTTGCCGAGCAGGCCGATGTTGACCGGGTAGGCCTCCAGGGCCGCGAACATCCGGGCCAGGTGCCAGGGCCCGGGGGTGACGGTGGTGGCCTTGGTCCCTTCGGCCGGTCCGGTCCCGCCGCCGACGAGGGTGGTGATCCCGGAGGCGAGCGCCTCCTCGATGACCGTCGGGGAGATGAAGTGCACGTGGGCGTCGACGGCACCGGCGGTGAGGATCTTCCCGTTGCCCGCGATGATCTCGGTCTCGGGGCCGATGACCAGTGCGGGGTCGACGCCGTCCATGGTGTCGGGGTTGCCGGCCTTGCCGATGCCGCAGATCCGGCCGTCGCGGATGCCGAGGTCGGCCTTGACGATGCCCCAGTGGTCGAGGACGACGACCCCGGTGATCACGGTGTCGGGGGCGCCCTCGGCCCGGGTGGTGCGGGCCTGCCCCATGGATTCGCGGATCACCTTGCCGCCGCCGAAGACGGCCTCGTCGCCGGCCCGCCCGGGGCCTCCGGCGAGGTCCTGCTCGATCTCGACGAACAGGTCGGTGTCGGCCAGCCGGATCCGGTCGCCGGCCGTGGGCCCGAAGAGGTCGGCGTACACCTGGCGGGAGAGCTCAGCCATCGAGCGGCCCTCCGGTCTCCCCGCGCAGCCCCGGTACGGTGCGCAGCCCGCCCAGCGGTACGAGTTCCACCGCGACCGGGATGCCCGGCTCGAAGCGGACGGCCGTACCGGCGGCGATGTCGAGCCGGAGTCCGCGGGCGGCGGAGCGGTCGAAGTCGAGGCCGGGGTTGGCCTCGGCGAAGTGGTAGTGGGAGCCGACCTGGACCGGCCGGTCGGCGGCGTTGAGCACGGTGAGGCGGGTGACGGGGCGGCCCTCGTTGAGGGGTACCGCGCCGTTCCCGTGGACGATTTCGCCGGGGATCATGCGGGCACTCCGTTTCAGACGATCGGGTCGTGGACCGTGACGAGCTTGGTGCCGTCCGGGAAGGTCGCTTCGACCTGGACGTCGTGGATCATCTCGGGGATCCCCTCCATGACCTCCTCGCGGGTCAGGACGGTGCGGCCCGAGGCCATCAGCTCGGACACGGTCCGGCCGTCGCGGGCCCCCTCCAGGAGGTGCGAGGTGATCAGCGCGATCGCCTCCGGATGGTTGAGGCGGACCCCGCGCGCCCTGCGCTTCTCGGCCACATCGGCGGCCACGTGGATGAGCAGTCTCTCCTGCTCGTGCGGTGTCAGTTGCACGCGTATCACCAAGTTTCCGGGACAAGATCAACGAAGGGCGGGGCGACCCTACCGGTCGTCAACACTTTGTTGACCTGCGCATATCCGAGCCAAGCGTCTCTTGCCCAACACGGGGAAAGGCTTTCCGTCCCGACCACCACCGCTTTACCGGATCATGGATGATCATTGGCGGTCGAACGTGGCCGCCACGCTAAGCCCCGCGCTTTTCCGCTGGGTTAACCCAGGTTTCGGGCGGGTACCCGGTTCAACTCCGTTGTCCCACGGGCCCGATTCCGTATACAGCACCGCAGACAGATCTCATCGAGGAGACAGATGTTCGTCAACGCCGTCCGGCACATCACCTTCGACGCTCTCGACCCCTACCGGATCGCCGAGTTCTGGTCCGCCGTGACCGGCTTCGCGATCCACCCCGACGACGTGGAGGGTGACGACGAGGTCATGCTGGAGTCGGGGCAGCAGGGGGTTCCGGGCCTGTTGTTCATCCGGGTCCCGGACTCCAAGTCCGTGAAGAACCGCGTCCACTTGGACATCCAGCCGCCGACCGACACCCGCAACGAGACCGTCGAGCGCCTGATCGGGCTCGGCGCGAAGCTCGTGGACGACCGCCGCGACGCGGACGGCGTGGCGGGCTGGGTGGTGCTCGCCGACCCCGAGGGCAATGAGCTGTGCATCGAGCGCAGCGCGCCCGAACGCGGCCTCGCCTGAGCCGGATCCGAGTCCCGGTCCCGGTCCGGGTCCGCGCCCCGGCCTTGCAGGTCAGCAGCCGGTGACGCTCGGCGTCGGAGCCCCGACGCTCCAGGGGAGCGCGATCCACACCGTCTTGCCGCCGTCCTCGGTCGGGGTGACCGAGAGCCGGCCGCCCGCCTCCGCCGTCAGCCAGCGGATGATGACCATGCCCCGGCCGTTGTCCTGCTGGACAGCGGCCGGGAGCCGCTTGGGCCAGCGCGGGTGGCTGTCGGTCACCCCGACGCGCAGCCACTCCTGGCGCTCCAGCCGGATGTCGACGGTGAAGGTGGGCGACTTGCCGAAAGTGTGCTGTACGGCGTTGGTGGCCAGTTCCGAGACGATCAGCCGGACGCTGTCGGCGGTGTCGGCGTCATCGGGGAGTCCCCATTCGCCCAGCACCTCCGCGACATAGCGTCGGGCAGTGGCGACCGAGGCGGGATCGCTCGGCAGAGTGACGGATGCTTCCTGGTGATCTGCCATGGCGACGGTCCCTTTCCCACCGGGGCGAAAAGCCCCGGATCTGTGCTGGACGCCAGAGTGCCACCCATCGTGCCGTCAGATCTGCCTTTCCCCCAAGATATGCATATATCTGTCGCTCGATGCGGTGAACTCTGCTACGGAAGAGCGTATTTGGACGGCAGACTGGTGCGAGCTGTGCCGGTGGAAGGAGGCGGGTGTGCAGCACGGTCCCGCGGTGCGCCGACGCAAGCTCGGCGAGGAACTGCGTGCCCTGCGCGACCGGTCCGGACTCACCAGTGGTGAGGCGGCCCGGATCATGGGGTGGCACCAGTCGAAGATCAGCCGTATCGAAACAGGCCGCAGCGGCGTGAAGCCGGAGGACATCCGGCTGCTCCTCGACGCGTACGGGGAGATCGTCAGCCCCGAGCAGCGGGCGCTGCTGGAGGCCCTGTCGGCCTCGGCCGCCGGCCCGGGCCCTGCGGGCGGGCGCGGCCGCCAGTGGTGGCACGACTATCGGGGGCTGCTGCCGCAGGAGTACCGGGACTTCATCAGTCTGGAGGCCGGGGCCCGCTCGGCCCGCACCGTGGAGCTCTCCGTGGTGCCGGGGCTGCTGCAGACCCCGGGGTACGCACGGGCCGTGACCCGGGCCGCGCTGGGCGGGCTGCCGGAGCCGAAGGTGGACGCGCTGGTCGACGTACGGCTGGCGCGGCAGTCGGTGCTGCGGGCCGATCCGCCGCTGGAGCTGAGCGCCGTACTGGACGAGGCGGTGCTGCGCCGGCAGATCGGCGGGCCGGGGGTGATGGCGGGGCAATTGCGACACCTGGTAGAGGTGTCCCGACTGCCTCAAGTACGCCTGCAGGTGCTTCCGTTCAGCGTCGGAGGGCATCTCGGCCTGACCGGACCGTTCGTTATTTTTTCATTTCCGGACATCGCCGATCTGGATGTGGTGGTACTCGACCATTTGACGAGTAGCCTCTATCTCGAGCGGAAGGAAGACCTTGAGGCGTACGGCGCCGCGTTCCGCACCATCCAGGAGCACGCCCTCTCGCCCCAGGACTCGTCGGATCTCATCAGCTCACTCGCTGACGACGCGTAAGGAGGCACCCCCGTGTCCGCAACCCCCTTATCCCCCGGCGGACTTCTGATCGGCGCGCGGTGGCGGCGGAGCAGCCGCAGCACCGGAATGAACAACTGCGTGGAAGCGGCCGTCCTGCGGGACGGCCCCGGCGGCCTGCTGGCCGTCCGTGACTCGAAGCGGACGGACGGCCCGGCCGTGCTCTTCACCGGGCCCGTCTGGACCGGCTTCCTCGCCTCCGTACGGGCCGACGCGCACGCGTAGCGTCGCCCACGACGTGCCGGAAACCCAGGACTTCGGCCGATACGGCCTACCGGCCCTGGCCGTCCGTGGCTCCGGCGGGCGCGGTCGCGAGGATCGTCCCCACCGCCCGATCGATCTCGTCCCCCGTGAGGTCGGCCCGGGCGGTCAGCCGCAGCCGGGAGATGCCGTCCGGCACCGACGGCGGGCGGAAGCACCCCACGGACAGACCTGCCTCGCGGCAATCGGCGGCCCAGCGCAGTGCCGCCGACGCCGACGGGGCCCGTACCGACACCACGGCCGCGTCCGGCCGGGCCGCGGTCAGGCCGGACGCGGTGAGCCGCCCGTACAGCCGGTCGGCCACCTCGCGGGCACGGTCCGCCCGCTCCGGCTCCCGCCGGAGCAGGCGCAGGCTCGCCAGCGCCGCGCCCGCGGCGGCCGGGGCGAGGCCCGTGTCGAAGATGAAGGTGCGCGCGGTGTTGATCAGGTGCCTGATCACCCGGGCCGAGCCGAGCACGGCTCCGCCCTGGCTGCCCAGGGACTTCGAGAGGGTCAGGGTGGCGACCACGTACGGCGCCCCCGCGAGCCCGGCGGCCTGCAGCGCGCCCCGGCCGCCCTCGCCCAGCACGCCCAGCCCGTGGGCGTCGTCGACGACCAGGGCCGCCCCTTCCTCCCGGCAGGCAGCGGCATAACCGGCGAGCGGGGCGGCGTCCCCGTCGACCGAGAACACCGAGTCGCTGACGAGCA is drawn from Streptomyces sp. NBC_01232 and contains these coding sequences:
- a CDS encoding urease subunit gamma, which codes for MQLTPHEQERLLIHVAADVAEKRRARGVRLNHPEAIALITSHLLEGARDGRTVSELMASGRTVLTREEVMEGIPEMIHDVQVEATFPDGTKLVTVHDPIV
- a CDS encoding urease subunit alpha, which produces MAELSRQVYADLFGPTAGDRIRLADTDLFVEIEQDLAGGPGRAGDEAVFGGGKVIRESMGQARTTRAEGAPDTVITGVVVLDHWGIVKADLGIRDGRICGIGKAGNPDTMDGVDPALVIGPETEIIAGNGKILTAGAVDAHVHFISPTVIEEALASGITTLVGGGTGPAEGTKATTVTPGPWHLARMFAALEAYPVNIGLLGKGNTMSREGMHSQLRGGALGFKIHEDWGATPAVIDACLGVCEETGAQVAIHTDTLNEAGFVADTLAAIGGRTIHSYHTEGAGGGHAPDIITVVSEPNILPSSTNPTRPHTVNTVEEHLDMLMVCHHLNPAVPEDLAFAESRIRPSTIAAEDVLHDLGAISIISSDSQAMGRVGEVVLRTWQTAHVMKKRRGFLPGDGPADNHRARRYVAKYTINPAVAQGLAREIGSVETGKLADLVLWNPAFFGVKPELVIKGGQIAYAQMGDANASIPTPQPVLPRPMFGSHGRAPGLNSLNFTAQAALDDGLPERLGLGKQFVAIESTRKLSKADMRGNDAMPRVEVDADTFTVTIDGEAVEPAPAAELPMAQRYFLF
- a CDS encoding urease subunit beta — its product is MIPGEIVHGNGAVPLNEGRPVTRLTVLNAADRPVQVGSHYHFAEANPGLDFDRSAARGLRLDIAAGTAVRFEPGIPVAVELVPLGGLRTVPGLRGETGGPLDG
- the ureG gene encoding urease accessory protein UreG; protein product: MHLDHAVTYPHRHTRSADPLRPDGTRRALRIGLGGPVGSGKTATVAALCRALRTELSMAVVTNDIYTREDAEFLLREAVLPPERITAVETGACPHTAIRDDISANLEAVEELEDAFRENGRLDLILVESGGDNLTATFSRGLVDAQIFVIDVAGGDDIPRKGGPGVTTADLLVVNKTDLAPHVGSDLDRMARDAAAQRGELPVAFQSLRGPEGVGPVAAWVRERIAAWSTR
- a CDS encoding ATP-binding protein → MADHQEASVTLPSDPASVATARRYVAEVLGEWGLPDDADTADSVRLIVSELATNAVQHTFGKSPTFTVDIRLERQEWLRVGVTDSHPRWPKRLPAAVQQDNGRGMVIIRWLTAEAGGRLSVTPTEDGGKTVWIALPWSVGAPTPSVTGC
- a CDS encoding urease accessory protein UreF, yielding MSRAALLVLADGRFPAGGHAHSGGAEAACKAGRIHDAATLEDFCRGRLHTAGLTAAALAAAAALGLDPAVLDAAADARTPSPALRTAARRLGRQLMRAARATWPATELEALAEAFPRGAHQPVVLGVTARAAGLGPGDAAHVAAYESVGGPATATVRLLGLDPFEASGVLARLAPELDAVAARAERAALRARSQGPDALPAASSPLLDISAEVHADWPVRLFAS
- a CDS encoding 8-amino-7-oxononanoate synthase — protein: MPELTPDPLDVFAWIDDAERAREEAGLVRTLRPRPAASPLLDLASNDYLGLSRHPETVRGAQEAAERWGAGATGSRLVTGTTELHTELERELAAFCGFEAALVLSSGYAANLAAVTALSGRGTLVVSDAGNHASIVDGCRLSRAETAVIPHADPDTARKTLAAHEGRALLVSDSVFSVDGDAAPLAGYAAACREEGAALVVDDAHGLGVLGEGGRGALQAAGLAGAPYVVATLTLSKSLGSQGGAVLGSARVIRHLINTARTFIFDTGLAPAAAGAALASLRLLRREPERADRAREVADRLYGRLTASGLTAARPDAAVVSVRAPSASAALRWAADCREAGLSVGCFRPPSVPDGISRLRLTARADLTGDEIDRAVGTILATAPAGATDGQGR
- a CDS encoding urease accessory protein UreD, whose product is MVPLAGLRATARIHAVADGRGGTALPLLAGEGPLALRRTRSDSAARAGVVLVGAMSAPLGGDHLTVEATAGPGAHLALSSAAATLALPGRSGRPARYDVHLTLEDEASVRWLPEPLVSVRGSDLRVRTRVRLAPTARLVLREEQVLGRTGEVPGLLRSRLTVDRGGRPLLDQELACGPGAPGGWDGPAGLAGHRALGQLLVVDPAFAGAPPAAAVLGEFAAVTPLAGPAVLVTALAPDALRVRELLDVACRTYGR
- a CDS encoding DUF397 domain-containing protein translates to MSATPLSPGGLLIGARWRRSSRSTGMNNCVEAAVLRDGPGGLLAVRDSKRTDGPAVLFTGPVWTGFLASVRADAHA
- a CDS encoding helix-turn-helix domain-containing protein — protein: MQHGPAVRRRKLGEELRALRDRSGLTSGEAARIMGWHQSKISRIETGRSGVKPEDIRLLLDAYGEIVSPEQRALLEALSASAAGPGPAGGRGRQWWHDYRGLLPQEYRDFISLEAGARSARTVELSVVPGLLQTPGYARAVTRAALGGLPEPKVDALVDVRLARQSVLRADPPLELSAVLDEAVLRRQIGGPGVMAGQLRHLVEVSRLPQVRLQVLPFSVGGHLGLTGPFVIFSFPDIADLDVVVLDHLTSSLYLERKEDLEAYGAAFRTIQEHALSPQDSSDLISSLADDA
- a CDS encoding VOC family protein; protein product: MFVNAVRHITFDALDPYRIAEFWSAVTGFAIHPDDVEGDDEVMLESGQQGVPGLLFIRVPDSKSVKNRVHLDIQPPTDTRNETVERLIGLGAKLVDDRRDADGVAGWVVLADPEGNELCIERSAPERGLA